A region from the Drosophila bipectinata strain 14024-0381.07 chromosome 3R, DbipHiC1v2, whole genome shotgun sequence genome encodes:
- the osa gene encoding trithorax group protein osa isoform X12 yields the protein MNEKIKSPQTQQSQQQPGGTGAGAPAPSATPPTAAGATPPTSGPPTPNNNSNNGSDPSVQQQSIAPHPYGAPPPPGSAPGGPPDPAAVMHYHHLHQQQQHPPPPHMQQQQQAHHGGPAPPPPGGAPEHAPGVKDEYAHLPPPHSHPAYARYHGDPNMDPYRYGQPMPGGKPSQQQQPPLQQQQPGPGGSPNRPPQQQRYIPGQPPQGPTPTLNSLLQSSNPPPPPQHRYANTYDPQQAAASAAAAAAQQQAGGPPPPPPGHGPPPPQHQPYGAQQGGWAPPPRPYSPQLGPSQQYRTPPPTNTSRGQSPYPPAHGQNSGSYPSSPQQQQQQQQQQPQQAGQQPGGPVPGGPTPGVGQQPPQQNTPPTSQYSPYPQRYPTPPGLPSSGPNHRTAYSTHQYPEPNRPWPGGSSPSPGPGHPLPPASPHHVPPMPQQQPPPPPHGAVGGPPPSSSPGHAPSPSPQPSQASPSPHQELIGQNSNDSSSGGAHSGMGSGPPGTPNPQQVMRPTPSPTGSSGSRSMSPAVAQNHPISRPASNQSSSGGPMQQPPVGAGGPPQMPPHPGMPGVPPQQQQSQQQQASNSASSASNSPQQTPPPGPPPNQSINNMATPPPPPQGASGGGYPMPPHMHGYKMGGPGQSPGGQGYPPQQPQQYPPGNYPPRTQYPPGAYATGPPPPPTSQAGAGGANSMPSGTQAGGYQGRPMPNHSGQYPPYQWVPPSPQQPVPGGAPGNAQMGNHVQGKGTPPPPVVGGPPPPQGSGSPRPLNYLKQHLQHKGGYGGSPTPPQGPQGYGNGPTGMHPGMPMGPPHHMGPPHGPTSMGPPTSTPPQSQMLQGQGQGQTAGGGPEGSGPEHISQDNGISSSGPTGAGGMHAVTAVVTTGPDGTPMDEVSQQSTLSNASAASGEDPQCTTPKSRKNDPYSQSHLPPPSTSPHPVVMHPGSGGPVEEYDISSPPNWPRPAGSPQVFNHVPVQQEPFRSTITTTKKSDSLCKLYEMDDNPDRRGWLDKLRAFMEDRRTPITACPTISKQPLDLYRLYIYVKERGGFVEVTKSKTWKDIAGLLGIGASSSAAYTLRKHYTKNLLTFECHFDRGDIDPGPIIQQVEAGSKKKTAKAASVPSPGGGHLDAGTTNSTGSSNSQDSFPAPPGSAPNAAIDGYPGYPGGSPYPGASGPQPDYAAAGQMQRPPSQSNPQTPHPGSPYPSQPGAYGQYGSSDQYNASGPPGQPFGQGPGQYPPQNRNMYPPYGPEGEAPPTGANQYGPYGSRPYSQPPPGGPQPPVQAVAGGSPATGTPGAPPSSAYPTNRPGQQEYYQPPPDQSPQPRRHPDFIKDSQPYPGYNARPQIYGGWPGGNQQFRPQYPASPAPQTWGSAPPRGAAPPPGAPHGPPIQQPAGVAQWDQHRYPPQQAPPPPPQQTQQQQQQQPQQPPYQQAGGPPGQQPSQAPPQWAQLSTSQAAQPGIAPPGSPLRPPSGPPGQQQRMSGLPQQQQSQQQPVGGQQPPPQQATPGIPQVGPGGMVKPPYAMPPPPSQQVGQPGVGQVGVPPGGMMTQKQAPMPGQPGMQPQPLQQQQQPPHQHPHPHQHPHQHPQHPHPHQMPPNQQVPGGIMMPGGSGAQLVKKELIFPLDSVESTTPVLYRRKRLTKADVCPVDPWRIFMAMRSGLLTECTWALDVLNVLLFDDTTVQFFGISNLPGLLTLLLEHFQKNLAEMFDERECEEQASEEAEAGDDDADSGTVMCDNRQSRCVRSICSYNRKRHYENMDRGAKGVGNASDSEEADEGIDLGQVRVQPNPDERSLLLSFTPNYTMVTRKGVPVRIQPADHDIFVDERQKAWDIDTNRLYEQLEPVGSDAWTFGFTEPDPLDGIIDVFKSEIVNIPFARYVRPDKKTKALKPDIKKEENSADKEQNPYNKKRRLVSGDSSNDGGKKSKLSSEEFVQPNAEVKKEPADSDCRTIDMEIDESPQRLTNGVAPSTPPTGFDPRATVRDAAHVLQRRRDSSYEDECYTRDEASLHLVNESQDSLARRCIALSNIFRNLTFVPGNETVLAKSTRFLAVLGRLLLLNHEHLRRTPKTRNYDREEDTDFSDSCSSLQGEREWWWDYLITIRENMLVAMANIAGHLELSRYDELIARPLIDGLLHWAVCPSAHGQDPFPSCGPNSALSPQRLALEALCKLCVTDANVDLVIATPPFSRLEKLCAVLTRHLCRNEDQVLREFSVNLLHYLAAADSAMARTVALQSPCISYLVAFIEQAEQTALGVANQHGINYLRENPDSMGTSLDMLRRAAGTLLHLAKHPDNRSLFMQQEQRLLGLVMSHILDQQVALIISRVLYQVSRGAGPMHSVEFRLLQQRQQQLQRPGGAEKPVSTAAAASAPGGTTVKVEPAVTSEPIETKPPAVVNDENSNSSQQLPPAATFNDVSNSSTNSNSCGTVSSNQTNNSSSTHSSSAVSSQSANTTCPPATGGASVTAAAATAAAIVNDQQQVSKVAAALSSATAAAAVAAAAASASSAQPSTPAVAQPAAPPPTNTGTTTAVA from the exons ATGAATGAGAAAATAAAGTCTCCACAAACGCAGCAGTCGCAGCAGCAGCCTGGTGGCACTGGTGCTGGAGCTCCTGCCCCTTCTGCCACGCCCCCGACGGCTGCAGGTGCCACTCCGCCAACTTCGGGCCCGCCCACTCCCAATAATAACAGTAACAACGGCAGTGACCCCAGCGTTCAGCAGCAGAGTATAGCTCCTCACCCCTATGGCGCCCCACCGCCCCCCGGATCTGCACCCGGAGGTCCACCAGACCCGGCTGCTGTCATGCACTATCATCACctgcaccagcagcagcagcatccgcCGCCGCCTCAcatgcagcaacaacaacaggcgCACCACGGCGGTCCGGCGCCACCACCGCCCGGAGGAGCACCTGAGCATGCGCCCGGCGTTAAAGATGAGTACGCCCACCTGCCGCCACCGCATTCGCATCCTGCATATGCCCGCTACCACGGCGATCCTAACATGGATCCCTACCGTTACGGCCAACCGATGCCAGGTGGCAAGCCTtctcagcagcagcaaccaccactgcaacaacagcagccagGACCAGGAGGCTCTCCAAATCGCCCGCCGCAACAGCAGCGCTATATTCCCGGACAGCCACCGCAGGGACCCACACCCACGCTGAATTCGCTCCTGCAATCTTCGAATCCGCCGCCTCCGCCTCAGCACCGTTATGCCAATACCTACGATCCCCAACAAGCGGCCgcttcagcagcagcagcggcagcgcaGCAACAAGCCGGAGGTccaccgccgccaccaccaGGACATGGTCCACCACCGCCACAGCACCAACCGTATGGAGCACAACAAGGCGGTTGGGCGCCTCCGCCGCGGCCCTACAGTCCACAGCTAGGACCATCGCAGCAGTACAGGACACCACCACCG ACAAATACTTCCAGGGGTCAGTCACCCTATCCGCCAGCCCATGGTCAAAATTCTGGTTCCTATCCTAGTTcgccgcagcagcaacaacagcaacagcagcagcaaccacaGCAGGCGGGACAGCAGCCCGGCGGTCCTGTGCCGGGCGGACCCACGCCTGGTGTGGGTCAGCAGCCGCCCCAGCAGAACACACCGCCAACATCTCAATATTCGCCGTACCCGCAACGCTACCCGACTCCGCCGGGGCTCCCATCGAGCGGGCCCAACCATCGAACTGCCTACTCGACGCATCAG TATCCTGAACCCAATCGACCTTGGCCAGGTGGTTCTTCCCCAAGCCCTGGTCCCGGACATCCCTTGCCGCCCGCTTCTCCGCACCATGTGCCGCCGATGCCGCAGCAACAGCCTCCACCGCCTCCTCACGGCGCCGTTGGCGGCCCGCCACCTAGCAGCAGTCCGGGTCATGCGCCCAGTCCATCTCCACAGCCCTCACAGGCGTCGCCTTCTCCCCACCAG GAGCTAATTGGACAGAACAGCAACGACAGCTCCAGCGGCGGGGCGCACAGTGGCATGGGCTCCGGTCCCCCCGGCACCCCCAACCCCCAGCAAGTGATGCGACCCACTCCCTCGCCCACCGGATCCTCCGGCTCGCGGTCCATGTCCCCAGCAGTTG CCCAAAATCATCCGATCTCTCGTCCGGCAAGCAACCAGTCGAGCAGCGGAGGGCCCATGCAGCAACCGCCAGTTGGTGCGGGTGGTCCGCCCCAGATGCCACCACACCCCGGAATGCCAGGAGTCCcaccccagcagcagcaatctCAGCAGCAACAGGCATCGAATTCGGCGTCATCGGCGAGCAATTCCCCGCAGCAGACGCCGCCACCGGGCCCTCCGCCGAATCAGAGTATCAATAACATGGCCACACCCCCGCCACCGCCGCAGGGAGCATCGGGAGGAGGCTACCCAATGCCGCCACATATGCACGGATACAAAATGGGAGGACCCGGGCAGAGTCCTGGTGGCCAAGGCTATCCGCCGCAGCAACCACAGCAATATCCACCAG gcAACTACCCGCCACGAACACAGTATCCGCCTGGCGCCTATGCCACAGGACCTCCGCCGCCGCCCACGAGCCAGGCAGGAGCTGGCGGGGCCAATAGCATGCCATCAGGTACTCAAGCCGGTGGCTACCAAGGCCGACCCATGCCCAACCACAGTGGCCAGTATCCGCCATACCAGTGGGTCCCGCCCTCACCTCAACAACCTGTGCCCGGCGGAGCACCCGGAAATGCACAAATGGGTAACCATGTGCAGGGAAAAGGAACTCCACCGCCGCCAGTGGTGGGCGGACCCCCACCGCCGCAAGGAAGCGGGTCGCCCCGGCCCCTGAACTATTTAAAGCAGCATTTACAGCACAAAGGCGGCTATGGGGGTAGTCCAACGCCGCCACAGGGACCTCAAGGATACGGCAACGGGCCGACCGGAATGCATCCCGGCATGCCGATGGGACCACCGCATCACATGGGCCCTCCACACGGGCCAACTAGCATGGGTCCACCCACCAGCACACCTCCTCAGTCGCAGATGCTACAAGGACAGGGACAAGGGCAGACCGCCGGTGGCGGGCCGGAAGGCAGTGGGCCTGAGCATATTTCCCAGGATAACGGTATCAGTTCATCGGGTCCAACGGGTGCCGGCGGGATGCATGCGGTTACTGCGGTGGTTACCACCGGCCCAGATGGCACACCAATGGACGAAGTCAGTCAACAGAGCACGCTTTCGAATGCATCAGCGG CATCCGGCGAAGATCCTCAGTGCACCACACCAAAGTCGCGCAAAAACGATCCCTACAGCCAAAGTCACTTACCTCCGCCAAGCACATCGCCACATCCGGTTGTGATGCACCCGGGGAGCGGTGGGCCCGTCGAGGAATACGACATAAGCTCGCCGCCAAATTGGCCGCGCCCAGCTGGCAGCCCG CAGGTTTTCAACCATGTTCCAGTGCAACAGGAGCCTTTCCGTAGCACTATTACCACGACTAAGAAGTCGGACTCGCTGTGCAAGCTGTACGAGATGGACGACAATCCGGACCGGCGCGGCTGGCTGGACAAGCTGCGGGCGTTCATGGAGGATCGGCGGACACCAATCACCGCCTGCCCCACCATTTCAAAACAGCCACTCGATTTATATAggttatatatttatgtaaaaGAACGTGGCGGATTCGTCGAG GTGACTAAGAGCAAGACTTGGAAGGACATTGCCGGGCTCCTGGGCATTGGAGCGAGCAGCAGTGCGGCTTATACGCTGCGCAAGCATTACACCAAGAACCTACTGACCTTCGAgtgccacttcgaccgcggCGACATTGATCCGGGCCCGATTATTCAGCAGGTTGAGGCTGGCAGCAAGAAAAAAACAGCCAAAGCAGCGTCGGTTCCTTCGCCA GGTGGTGGCCATTTGGATGCGGGAACCACGAACTCCACAGGCTCGTCGAACTCACAGGACTCGTTCCCAGCTCCGCCAGGATCAGCTCCTAATGCGGCAATCGATGGGTACCCCGGCTATCCAGGTGGCAGTCCATATCCGGGTGCCAGCGGTCCTCAGCCGGATTATGCGGCCGCGGGGCAGATGCAGCGCCCGCCCTCTCAAAGCAACCCGCAAACCCCTCATCCCG GCTCGCCGTATCCATCGCAGCCTGGAGCTTACGGACAGTATGGGTCGAGCGATCAGTACAACGCGAGTGGACCTCCTGGTCAGCCATTTGGACAGGGGCCCGGACAATATCCGCCGCAGAACCGGAATATGTACCCTCCATACGGACCGGAGGGGGAAGC CCCTCCAACTGGTGCCAATCAGTACGGACCCTATGGCAGCCGACCATATAGTCAGCCACCTCCAGGAGGCCCTCAGCCTCCGGTACAAGCTGTGGCGGGTGGGTCACCCGCCACCGGAACACCTGGAGCGCCACCAAGTAGCGCGTACCCCACTAATAGGCCTGGACAGCAGGAATACTATCAACCACCACCAGATCAA AGTCCACAGCCGCGACGGCACCCGGATTTTATTAAAGACTCACAGCCCTATCCGGGTTACAATGCTAGACCTCAGATATATG GTGGTTGGCCAGGCGGTAATCAGCAGTTTAGGCCGCAGTATCCAGCCTCACCAGCTCCGCAGACCTGGGGAAGTGCTCCGCCGCGGGGAGCTGCGCCACCCCCGGGCGCCCCTCATGGTCCGCCAATTCAACAGCCCGCGGGCGTTGCTCAGTGGGACCAGCACCGATATCCACCGCAGCAAgctccgccgccgccaccgcaacagactcagcagcagcaacaacaacagccgcAACAACCGCCGTACCAGCAGGCTGGTGGTCCTCCAGGACAGCAGCCGTCACAGGCACCTCCACAATGGGCGCAACTGAGCACCAGTCAGGCGGCACAACCCGGCATCGCCCCGCCAGGCTCGCCTCTGCGCCCGCCCTCGGGCCCTCCCGGTCAGCAGCAGCGAATGTCCGGATTgccgcaacagcaacaatcaCAGCAGCAGCCTGTCGGAGGACAGCAACCTCCGCCGCAACAGGCGACGCCGGGAATCCCGCAGGTGGGACCCGGTGGAATGGTTAAGCCGCCATATGCGATGCCTCCCCCGCCCTCTCAGCAAGTAGGTCAGCCAGGAGTGGGCCAGGTGGGTGTGCCACCCGGAGGAATGATGACCCAAAAGCAAGCACCGATGCCGGGTCAACCAGGAATGCAGCCCCAGCctctgcaacagcaacaacaaccaccacatCAGCACCCACACCCTCACCAACATCCACATCAGCATCCACAGCACCCGCATCCACACCAAATGCCACCAAACCAACAGGTGCCCGGAGGAATTATGATGCCTGGTGGCAGTGGAGCTCAGCTGGTCAAGAAAGAGTTGATTTTCCCGCTCGATAGTGTGGAGTCCACAACACCCGTTTTGTATCGTAGAAAGCGTCTTACCAAGGCCGACGTGTGTCCGGTGGACCCGTGGCGTATATTTATGGCTATGCGCTCTGGTCTGCTGACTGAGTGCACCTGGGCCCTCGATGTACTCAATGTGTTGCTATTTGATGACACAACTGTGCAGTTTTTCGGGATCTCTAACCTCCCCGGCCTGCTTACACTTCTGTTGGAGCATTTCCAAAAAAATCTTGCCGAGATGTTCGACGAGCGGGAGTGCGAAGAGCAAGCGAGTGAGGAGGCGGAGGCGGGTGATGATGACGCCGACAGTGGGACTGTGATGTGTGACAACCGACAGTCACGATGTGTTCGGAGTATCTGCAGCTACAACCGCAAGCGGCACTATGAAAACATGGATCGTGGAGCAAAAGGAGTTGGAAATGCCAGCGACTCTGAGGAGGCCGACGAGGGCATTGATCTTGGACAGGTGCGAGTACAACCTAATCCAGATGAACGCTCGCTGCTACTTTCCTTCACTCCCAACTACACGATGGTAACGCGGAAGGGTGTACCCGTGCGAATTCAGCCCGCCGATCATGATATCTTTGTAGACGAGCGCCAGAAGGCGTGGGATATCGACACGAATCGGCTTTACGAGCAGCTGGAGCCTGTTGGCAGCGATGCCTGGACTTTTGGATTTACAGAACCAGATCCTCTGGATGGCATAATTGACGTCTTTAAATCGGAGATTGTAAACATTCCATTTGCACGCTACGTTCGCCCTGACAAGAAGACGAAAGCGCTTAAGCCAGACAtcaaaaaagaggaaaacagTGCTGATAAGGAACAGAACCCGTACAATAAGAAGCGACGCTTGGTTAGCGGCGATAGTAGCAATGATGGTGGAAAGAAATCCAAGCTGTCTAGCGAAGAGTTTGTCCAACCGAATGCTGAGGTGAAGAAGGAGCCGGCCGACAGTGACTGCCGGACCATCGACATGGAGATCGACGAGTCACCACAGCGACTGACGAACGGCGTGGCTCCATCTACGCCTCCTACTGGATTTGATCCGCGAGCAACAGTACGAGACGCTGCGCATGTTTTGCAAAGAAGGCGGGATTCCAGTTACGAAGACGAGTGCTACACGCGGGATGAGGCTTCTCTGCATTTGGTGAATGAAAGCCAAGACTCGCTGGCGCGTCGCTGCATCGCATTGTCGAATATCTTCCGCAACCTGACTTTCGTCCCTGGGAACGAAACGGTACTGGCCAAGTCGACCAGGTTCCTAGCTGTCCTAGGTCGTTTGCTTTTGCTGAATCATGAGCATCTGAGGCGAACTCCCAAAACGAGAAACTACGACCGCGAGGAAGACACCGACTTCAGTGATTCGTGCAGTTCCCTGCAAGGAGAACGTGAATGGTGGTGGGATTATCTGATCACCATCCGTGAAAATATGTTAGTGGCCATGGCCAACATAGCTGGGCACTTAGAGCTTTCACGCTACGACGAGCTGATTGCTCGCCCGCTCATCGACGGACTTCTGCACTGGGCAGTGTGTCCCAGTGCCCACGGTCAAGATCCTTTCCCGTCATGTGGGCCCAACTCTGCGCTTTCGCCGCAACGTCTAGCGCTGGAGGCACTTTGTAAACTGTGCGTGACGGACGCCAACGTCGATTTGGTGATAGCAACGCCTCCGTTTTCACGATTGGAGAAGCTATGCGCAGTGCTAACCCGTCACCTGTGTCGCAATGAGGATCAGGTGCTGAGAGAGTTCTCAGTAAATTTGCTTCATTACTTGGCAGCTGCAGACAGTGCTATGGCCCGCACGGTGGCACTGCAGTCCCCCTGCATCTCCTACTTGGTCGCGTTCATCGAGCAAGCGGAACAGACAGCGCTGGGAGTGGCAAACCAGCATGGAATCAACTACCTGCGAGAAAACCCAGATTCGATGGGCACCAGCTTGGACATGTTACGGCGGGCCGCCGGCACTCTACTGCATCTGGCCAAGCATCCTGATAATAGGTCACTTTTTATGCAGCAGGAACAAAGGCTCCTGGGATTGGTCATGTCACACATTTTGGATCAACAGGTGGCTTTAATTATCTCGAGAGTGCTCTATCAAGTCTCCCGAGGAGCTGGACCGATGCACTCCGTGGAGTTTAGGTTACTGCAACAGCGCCAGCAGCAGCTTCAAAGACCTGGCGGGGCAGAGAAGCCAGTTTCCACTGCAGCAGCCGCTAGTGCACCAGGTGGGACTACAGTTAAAGTAGAGCCAGCGGTGACATCGGAACCAATTGAAACAAAGCCTCCAGCGGTGGTAAATGATGagaacagcaacagcagccaacAGTTACCGCCGGCAGCGACCTTCAACGATGTAAGCAACAGCAGCACAAACAGCAATAGCTGCGGCACAGTCAGCAGTAACCAAACCAACAACAGCTCCAGCACCCACAGCAGCAGTGCGGTAAGCAGTCAGTCAGCGAACACCACATGTCCTCCGGCGACAGGAGGAGCATCCGTgacggcagcagcagccacagcagctGCGATTGTCAATGATCAGCAGCAGGTGAGCAAAGTAGCTGCAGCTCTGAGCAGTGCCACTGCAgcggcggcagtggcagcagcggCTGCTTCAGCCTCATCAGCCCAACCTAGCACTCCAGCAGTGGCACAGCCAGCGGCACCTCCTCCAACCAATACCGGAACCACGACGGCCGTTGCGTAG